A window of the Bacillota bacterium genome harbors these coding sequences:
- the fmt gene encoding methionyl-tRNA formyltransferase, which produces MRRVLFFGTSEFAVPSLLALCRAGYDLPVVVTQPDRPTGRHLRLQPTPVRRAAEEQGLTVWTPEKVRRKEFIEQARALAPDVIVVAAFGQILPEALLKIPSSGWAVNVHASLLPKYRGAAPIQHAILNGETETGVTIMQMEPTLDTGPILLQRTCAILPEDDAGTLERKLAQLGADLLIETLRALEQDAISPQPQDHSLATYAPPITREDSLIRWEETALRIWCRVRAMSPKPGSGFFWNEKWVKVWKCLPVSDRTPQPPSSVLKVERQSLYVACGEGTILQLLEVQPESRPRMSAGDWARGARLSGNLTSPTPT; this is translated from the coding sequence ATGCGCCGGGTGCTCTTTTTCGGAACGAGCGAGTTCGCCGTTCCCTCGCTACTCGCTTTGTGCAGAGCGGGATACGACCTCCCGGTAGTGGTGACGCAACCCGACCGTCCTACCGGCAGACACTTGCGGTTGCAACCCACCCCGGTGCGCCGCGCCGCCGAAGAGCAAGGGCTGACTGTCTGGACACCCGAAAAGGTGCGTCGGAAGGAGTTTATCGAGCAGGCGCGCGCCCTCGCGCCGGATGTGATTGTGGTTGCCGCGTTCGGGCAGATTCTCCCCGAAGCACTGCTGAAGATTCCGTCCAGCGGCTGGGCAGTCAACGTTCACGCATCGCTCCTTCCCAAATATCGCGGCGCTGCCCCCATCCAGCACGCCATCCTGAACGGTGAAACCGAAACAGGCGTCACCATCATGCAGATGGAGCCGACGCTGGACACCGGTCCCATCCTCCTGCAACGCACCTGCGCCATCCTGCCGGAGGACGATGCCGGTACGCTGGAACGGAAGCTGGCGCAGCTGGGAGCCGACCTGCTGATAGAAACCCTGCGCGCGCTGGAGCAGGACGCGATATCGCCCCAGCCACAGGACCATTCTCTTGCCACCTACGCCCCACCCATCACCCGCGAAGATAGCCTTATTCGCTGGGAAGAGACGGCGCTTCGAATCTGGTGCCGCGTGCGCGCGATGTCTCCGAAGCCGGGCTCGGGCTTCTTCTGGAATGAAAAATGGGTAAAGGTGTGGAAGTGCCTTCCCGTATCCGACAGGACGCCTCAGCCTCCCAGCTCCGTGCTGAAGGTGGAGAGGCAGTCGCTGTACGTCGCCTGCGGTGAGGGCACGATACTGCAGCTGCTGGAAGTGCAACCCGAAAGTCGTCCGCGAATGAGCGCAGGCGATTGGGCACGGGGTGCGAGGCTGTCGGGCAACCTTACATCGCCCACACCCACTTGA
- a CDS encoding carbohydrate binding family 9 domain-containing protein: protein MRKEWWYVIVGLLSLYLAVPLSAGQFSVRTIPAVSTAKPPVIDGKLDDEAWQSAPVAREFIDPYTGKPAADQTEAYILYDNTAIYVAFYCHDSQPDAIVAREIRPGSQFPGEDTVTFQIDPYRSRDWANISAFIVNALGTQNERIAGGRAAKREWRGIWQAAVQRVPDGWTVEMRIPWEVLNYPNTNGAVNMSINFKRDHARTRIDYFWSDVTPMRRPELMGVWQGVRPPKAGNRKTLQFMSYLTPEWQDGGGEEVRAGLDVRYTPTPQLTGVLSMFPDFRNIEASVEGIEFSRSERFVEETRPFFMEGIRYFDLTEPYGIGRLFYSQRIAEFDAGLKLFGNLHPALSIGVLSTFRGERDRASVAHLRYSAGERGGWSIYGLLRRGSDNPQHDAYGTSGNIRFGNFRIGGKWIYAREGDTGGVATDVTLNYEVPRWFSGLRWMRIDPDFRASLGLIYFTDRQGLSWYTRYDNEFRQGAIRELEADVFLRDYTHCDGTPFEKGIQASLNVTLRSDHRIGIEHEVATFEGTHDRVFQVSVGGNVSNRFRQWNLRYEFGQRSDRDIRFIGFGITRRLFGKLDVGLNGSILRFDENRDQYILTVSWEFDELRALSARLVQRDGNVNWYLAYRSAGGVGQDMYVIIGDPNADRFTERIALKWVWAM, encoded by the coding sequence ATGAGAAAAGAGTGGTGGTATGTAATCGTTGGGCTGTTGTCCCTGTATCTGGCTGTCCCTTTGTCGGCGGGGCAGTTTTCGGTTCGAACCATACCGGCGGTCAGTACGGCTAAGCCTCCGGTGATAGACGGAAAGCTCGATGACGAAGCATGGCAAAGTGCGCCTGTCGCGCGGGAGTTTATCGACCCCTACACCGGCAAGCCCGCCGCAGACCAGACCGAAGCATACATCCTATATGACAACACGGCTATCTATGTCGCGTTTTACTGTCATGATAGCCAGCCAGACGCCATTGTGGCGCGGGAAATCCGCCCAGGTTCGCAGTTCCCCGGAGAGGACACGGTCACTTTTCAGATCGACCCCTATCGCTCGCGCGACTGGGCGAACATCTCGGCTTTCATCGTGAACGCCCTGGGCACCCAGAACGAACGCATCGCCGGGGGGCGCGCTGCCAAACGCGAGTGGCGCGGCATCTGGCAGGCGGCGGTACAGCGAGTGCCGGATGGCTGGACGGTGGAGATGCGTATTCCCTGGGAGGTTTTAAACTATCCCAACACCAACGGCGCAGTCAACATGAGTATTAACTTCAAGCGTGACCATGCCCGCACGCGCATCGACTACTTCTGGAGCGACGTCACCCCCATGCGCCGCCCCGAGCTGATGGGAGTATGGCAGGGGGTGCGACCTCCAAAGGCAGGCAATCGCAAAACCCTGCAGTTCATGAGCTATCTCACGCCGGAGTGGCAGGACGGTGGTGGGGAGGAGGTACGTGCCGGACTGGATGTGCGCTACACGCCAACTCCTCAGCTGACCGGAGTGCTAAGCATGTTCCCCGACTTTCGGAACATCGAGGCGTCCGTAGAAGGCATCGAATTCAGCCGCAGTGAGCGGTTTGTGGAGGAAACGCGCCCGTTCTTTATGGAAGGCATCCGTTACTTTGACCTGACGGAGCCTTACGGTATCGGACGCCTTTTCTACAGCCAGCGCATCGCGGAGTTCGACGCAGGCTTGAAACTTTTCGGCAACCTCCATCCCGCGCTGTCGATCGGCGTGCTCAGCACCTTCCGCGGAGAGCGAGACAGGGCGTCGGTGGCGCATTTACGCTACTCCGCGGGCGAGCGCGGAGGGTGGAGTATCTACGGTCTGCTGCGCCGCGGTAGCGATAACCCGCAGCATGATGCGTACGGTACCAGCGGTAACATCCGCTTCGGCAACTTCCGCATCGGTGGCAAGTGGATTTATGCACGGGAAGGGGATACGGGCGGCGTCGCGACCGACGTGACTTTGAACTACGAAGTGCCTCGCTGGTTCAGCGGGTTGCGCTGGATGCGGATTGACCCCGATTTTCGCGCCTCGCTGGGGCTCATCTATTTCACCGACAGACAGGGATTATCATGGTATACCCGCTATGATAACGAGTTTCGGCAGGGAGCCATCCGCGAGCTGGAGGCAGATGTTTTTCTGCGCGACTACACACACTGTGACGGCACACCTTTCGAAAAGGGTATACAGGCATCTCTGAACGTCACCTTGCGCTCCGATCACCGCATCGGTATCGAGCATGAGGTCGCCACATTTGAAGGCACGCATGACCGTGTGTTTCAGGTAAGCGTGGGCGGTAACGTCAGCAATCGGTTCCGGCAGTGGAACCTCCGTTACGAGTTCGGACAGCGTTCGGACAGGGATATCCGTTTTATCGGTTTCGGCATCACGCGCCGGCTGTTCGGTAAGCTGGATGTGGGGCTAAACGGCTCGATCCTGCGGTTCGACGAAAACCGCGACCAGTATATCCTCACCGTAAGCTGGGAGTTCGATGAACTGCGCGCGTTGAGCGCGCGGCTGGTGCAGAGGGACGGTAATGTGAACTGGTACCTTGCCTACCGCAGCGCAGGAGGGGTAGGGCAGGACATGTACGTTATCATCGGCGACCCGAACGCGGATCGTTTCACGGAGCGCATCGCACTCAAGTGGGTGTGGGCGATGTAA
- a CDS encoding insulinase family protein: MAVQKAIPFRVPYSLHTIDNGLRVVLSEDHSVPVVAVVVLYDVGARNEPPGRTGFAHLFEHMMFQGSVNVRKGEFYTYVEDNGGVLNGMTSSDFTIYFEVMPSNQLELALWLEADRMRSLQVNQENLDNQREVVKEEKRLRVDNQPFSYARGILLYELAYDNFANAHSVIGSMEDLDAATLEDVQRFFRTYYAPNNAVLAIAGDFEENQALEWVRKHFGDIPPQEPPQPVDVSEPERGQEKRATYTDRLANLPAIATAWKVPPRHSPERYALALLDRILFGGESARLHQRLVKRQKSALAVSGGLEDRRGPGLFTTFVVFKPDRDFEHVERSIYAELEQIQQKDVQPRELQRAKNQLRAERFRGVWGGMYGLQTPLGRAMELAYHTLFDGDPALINTDLQRYLDVTAEDVQQVAQRFLVPTNRTVLYILPGATGAEQ; encoded by the coding sequence ATGGCAGTCCAAAAGGCGATACCTTTCCGTGTTCCCTACTCCCTGCACACTATCGACAATGGCTTGCGTGTGGTGCTTTCCGAAGACCACAGTGTGCCGGTGGTAGCAGTGGTGGTGCTGTATGATGTGGGGGCACGTAACGAACCGCCCGGACGCACAGGGTTTGCCCATCTGTTCGAACACATGATGTTTCAGGGTTCCGTCAACGTAAGAAAGGGCGAGTTCTACACCTACGTCGAGGACAACGGCGGTGTGCTTAATGGGATGACCAGCAGCGATTTCACCATCTATTTCGAAGTCATGCCCAGCAACCAGCTGGAGCTCGCCCTGTGGCTCGAGGCGGACAGGATGCGTTCCCTGCAGGTCAATCAGGAGAACTTAGATAACCAGCGCGAGGTGGTCAAAGAGGAGAAGCGCTTGCGTGTGGACAATCAACCCTTCTCGTACGCGCGGGGCATCTTGCTCTACGAGCTGGCGTACGACAACTTCGCCAATGCACACTCGGTCATCGGTTCTATGGAAGACCTCGATGCGGCAACCCTGGAAGACGTGCAACGCTTCTTCCGCACCTATTACGCCCCCAACAACGCCGTGCTGGCCATCGCTGGCGACTTCGAAGAGAACCAGGCTTTGGAGTGGGTGCGCAAACATTTCGGTGACATCCCCCCACAGGAGCCGCCGCAGCCGGTGGATGTGAGTGAACCAGAGCGTGGACAGGAGAAACGCGCTACCTATACCGACAGGCTGGCAAACTTGCCCGCGATAGCAACGGCATGGAAGGTTCCGCCCCGCCACTCGCCTGAAAGATACGCACTCGCTCTGCTGGACCGTATCCTGTTCGGAGGAGAGAGTGCACGCCTGCACCAGCGGCTGGTGAAACGACAAAAGAGCGCGCTGGCTGTATCGGGAGGGCTGGAGGACCGCCGGGGACCAGGGCTTTTTACGACCTTCGTGGTCTTCAAGCCGGACAGGGATTTTGAGCATGTCGAGCGCAGTATCTATGCCGAACTGGAGCAGATACAGCAAAAGGACGTGCAACCACGCGAGCTCCAGCGTGCGAAGAACCAGCTGCGCGCAGAACGCTTCCGGGGCGTCTGGGGCGGAATGTACGGACTTCAGACCCCGCTCGGGCGAGCGATGGAACTGGCATATCACACGCTTTTTGACGGCGACCCAGCGTTGATCAACACCGACTTGCAACGCTATCTGGATGTTACCGCGGAAGACGTGCAACAGGTCGCTCAGCGCTTCCTGGTACCCACCAACCGTACCGTTTTGTATATTCTTCCCGGTGCAACCGGAGCAGAGCAATAG
- a CDS encoding insulinase family protein — MGRPEVITTPPPPTALRPLVLPRREQFTAAGGLRVILVEDRRVPFVTLRLVVRAGSAHDPADLPGLAALTAHCLTQGTQKRKSFQFARAVEELGATLEAHANRDYSTVSATVLAENLIPLLKLLAETVTAPAFDPDEVELAKENTIQTLRYQRTQPAFLARERYARVLFGNHPYARIAPTEESVNAMTPDTLRQFHASNYTPDNSLLVVVGAVDASQLHKGLDKAFAGWQSRGVQHPTHEPPPCRQRRTVHIVDRPGSVQVNLLIGHLAPRPNDPDFLALEVTNTALGGRAGSRLFMNVREQKGFAYDVGSHLSQHREASSFSMSAQVRPEVVGEAVQEMLKEVDVLRRDGITENELESTKNYLNGTFSIHLSTQGGIASEIVAIEMLELPKDSMETYRERVQSITLETIRDVVQRHLVPDRMAIVAVGEAEHIQKSLEPFGEVEVRPAS, encoded by the coding sequence ATGGGGAGACCAGAAGTGATAACCACCCCTCCACCGCCGACAGCATTGCGTCCGCTGGTGCTGCCCAGACGCGAGCAGTTCACCGCCGCCGGTGGCTTGCGTGTGATTCTTGTGGAAGACAGGCGCGTTCCTTTTGTGACGTTACGCCTCGTGGTGCGGGCAGGCAGCGCACACGACCCTGCCGACCTGCCCGGTCTGGCAGCGTTGACCGCTCACTGCCTCACACAGGGCACTCAAAAACGCAAGAGCTTCCAGTTCGCCCGCGCTGTCGAGGAGCTGGGCGCCACTCTGGAGGCCCATGCCAACCGGGACTACAGCACCGTTTCCGCAACCGTGCTGGCGGAAAACCTGATCCCATTGCTGAAACTGCTGGCGGAGACTGTAACCGCCCCGGCGTTTGACCCTGACGAGGTGGAGCTCGCGAAGGAGAACACTATCCAGACACTGCGTTACCAGCGAACTCAACCGGCCTTCCTCGCCCGCGAGCGCTACGCGAGGGTGCTTTTCGGCAACCACCCCTACGCGCGTATCGCTCCGACGGAAGAGTCGGTGAACGCCATGACACCTGATACCCTGCGCCAGTTCCACGCGAGCAATTACACTCCGGACAACAGCCTGTTAGTAGTGGTTGGGGCAGTGGATGCCTCACAGCTGCACAAAGGTCTGGACAAAGCGTTCGCAGGCTGGCAATCGCGAGGCGTGCAACACCCGACGCACGAACCACCTCCGTGCCGCCAACGACGCACGGTACACATCGTGGATCGGCCGGGCTCGGTGCAGGTTAACCTGCTTATCGGGCATCTTGCCCCGCGCCCGAACGACCCCGATTTTCTGGCTCTGGAGGTGACTAACACGGCACTGGGGGGACGTGCAGGTTCGCGGCTTTTCATGAACGTGCGCGAGCAGAAAGGGTTCGCCTACGATGTGGGGTCACATCTATCGCAACACCGTGAAGCAAGCAGCTTCTCCATGTCCGCACAGGTACGCCCGGAGGTGGTGGGCGAAGCGGTGCAGGAGATGCTCAAAGAGGTAGATGTGCTCCGACGCGACGGTATCACCGAAAACGAGCTGGAAAGCACGAAGAACTACCTGAACGGCACCTTCTCCATCCACCTCAGCACGCAGGGCGGTATCGCGAGCGAAATCGTGGCTATCGAAATGCTGGAACTGCCCAAAGACAGCATGGAAACCTATCGCGAGCGCGTGCAGTCCATCACACTGGAGACGATACGCGATGTGGTCCAACGCCACCTCGTCCCAGACCGCATGGCGATTGTGGCTGTAGGAGAGGCAGAGCATATTCAGAAATCTCTGGAGCCGTTCGGCGAGGTCGAGGTGCGTCCGGCGTCGTGA
- a CDS encoding phytanoyl-CoA dioxygenase family protein: protein MAYLPKAPERPDRYRVTVNEYVHYQRHGYLKVEKLLAESDVQRLLEWAERRRQPPAVSQQSDRAALEEVFKTQTRVHQLHRVDATAEWGLLHPRVIDVLEALIGPDVLALQTMLFYNPPGMGGQGWHQDSYYITTYPDTLIGAWIALDPADEQNGCLWVVPGSHCEPVYPPTTPWGFIHAEGAIEHLFPAQNASHLDDEVNALTKVVRKYPDPIPVPMEPGDVLFFHGHILHRSYPNRTSDRFRRAYVCHYCNARSWVPWNHGEPYEGDCANYQHILARGSTHLPYATPPFGTPVYLYEPADAQTPPPRMMGMEDGTMESVQTASDRV, encoded by the coding sequence ATGGCTTATCTACCCAAAGCGCCAGAGCGTCCTGACCGGTATCGCGTTACCGTAAACGAGTATGTTCACTACCAGCGTCACGGCTACCTGAAAGTAGAGAAGCTGCTGGCGGAAAGCGATGTGCAACGCCTGTTGGAGTGGGCGGAGCGGCGACGTCAACCGCCCGCCGTCTCCCAACAATCCGACCGTGCCGCGCTGGAGGAGGTGTTCAAAACACAGACGCGCGTACACCAGCTGCACCGCGTTGACGCTACTGCCGAATGGGGGCTGCTGCATCCGCGTGTCATTGACGTGCTGGAGGCGCTTATCGGTCCCGATGTGCTTGCCTTGCAAACGATGCTCTTCTACAACCCGCCGGGCATGGGCGGACAGGGCTGGCATCAGGACTCGTATTACATCACTACCTACCCGGACACCCTTATCGGAGCATGGATTGCGCTGGATCCTGCGGACGAGCAAAACGGATGCCTGTGGGTGGTTCCTGGCTCTCACTGCGAACCGGTCTATCCTCCTACCACGCCATGGGGGTTCATCCACGCGGAGGGAGCCATCGAGCATCTTTTCCCCGCGCAAAACGCCAGCCACCTCGATGACGAGGTGAACGCCCTGACCAAAGTCGTGCGCAAATACCCCGACCCCATCCCCGTGCCGATGGAGCCGGGCGACGTGCTGTTCTTCCACGGGCATATCCTGCACCGCTCCTACCCCAACCGCACGTCTGACCGCTTCCGCCGCGCGTATGTCTGTCACTACTGCAACGCGCGCTCGTGGGTGCCCTGGAATCACGGCGAACCGTACGAAGGAGATTGCGCCAACTATCAGCATATCCTGGCAAGGGGAAGCACACACCTGCCGTATGCTACTCCTCCCTTCGGTACGCCCGTGTACCTGTATGAACCTGCAGACGCCCAAACGCCGCCGCCCCGCATGATGGGCATGGAAGACGGCACGATGGAGAGTGTGCAAACGGCGTCAGACAGGGTATAA
- the def gene encoding peptide deformylase, producing the protein MAFELPPFPRAEGDPIVKYPDPVLRQVAEPVKRITPEIRQLVSFMRKAMLDANGIGLAAPQVGVSIRLLLYTDFADESNPQIYALVNPVILKMAGEQLEPPEGCLSLPGLMGNVRRAQTIWVKATNLQGKTIKFKAEGLTARVIQHEVDHLDGILFIDRADPATLRWATEEEEPKRKEAVAVGK; encoded by the coding sequence ATGGCGTTCGAGTTGCCGCCCTTTCCCCGAGCGGAGGGCGACCCGATTGTGAAATACCCAGACCCCGTCCTGCGCCAGGTGGCGGAGCCAGTCAAACGCATCACGCCGGAGATACGCCAGCTGGTGTCGTTCATGCGCAAGGCGATGCTGGATGCCAACGGCATTGGTCTTGCCGCGCCACAGGTGGGCGTCTCTATCCGGCTCTTACTGTATACTGACTTTGCGGACGAAAGCAACCCTCAGATTTATGCCCTTGTCAATCCGGTCATCCTGAAGATGGCGGGCGAGCAGCTGGAACCGCCGGAAGGATGCCTGTCGCTGCCCGGCTTGATGGGCAACGTGCGTCGCGCTCAAACCATCTGGGTGAAGGCGACCAACCTGCAGGGCAAGACCATTAAGTTCAAGGCAGAGGGTCTTACCGCCCGGGTCATCCAGCATGAGGTAGACCATCTGGACGGTATCCTGTTCATCGACCGTGCAGACCCCGCCACGCTCCGCTGGGCAACTGAAGAGGAAGAACCCAAACGGAAGGAAGCGGTCGCTGTCGGCAAATGA